A genome region from Musa acuminata AAA Group cultivar baxijiao chromosome BXJ3-5, Cavendish_Baxijiao_AAA, whole genome shotgun sequence includes the following:
- the LOC103983536 gene encoding auxin response factor 17 has translation MRLSSSGLPQQTQEGEQKCLNSELWHACAGPLVCLPAIGSRVVYFPQGHSEQVAASTNKEVDGHIPNYPNLPPQLICQLHNVTMHADAETDEVYAQMTLQPLSLEEQKEPYLPAELGTPSKQPTNYFCKTLTASDTSTHGGFSVPRRAAEKVFPPLDYSQQPPAQELIARDLHDNEWKFRHIFRGQPKRHLLTTGWSVFVSAKRLVAGDSVLFIWNESNQLLIGIRRANRPQTVMPSSVLSSDSMHIGLLAAAAHAAATNSRFTIFYNPRASPSEFVIPLAKYVKAVYHTRVSVGMRFRMLFETEESSVRRYMGTITGISDLDPVRWPNSHWRSVKVGWDESTAGERQPRVSLWEIEPLTTFPMYPSAFPLRLKRPWPSGLPSLHGGKDDDIGLNSSLMWLQDGERGIQSLNFQGFGMTPWMHQRCNSSILGLQPDMYQAMASAALQEMRAVDFSKQATSTVMQFQHQNITNASAPLLASQVLQQMQPQSQQTLLQNLQETQNQNQTLYPFVQHQMQHCNSFHDQEQLQPRLLQQQEQEQLQSRPLQQQEQEQLHPRSLQQQEQKPQKQQIQQQQLSNQQIPNAMSTLSQFASTSQAQTLSLQKMASLCQQQNLPETIINRMSTSGVSPLHGILHPFSAEETSGLVSMPKTTPLIATSPWSSKRLAVESIPVLQSMQPEVKQLGSQINFSQNAVTVPPSSGRDCSLNQECGMDRQSNLLSSVNIDSSSLLVQNGMSNLRNFDNDTVSTLMPFVSTTGTDYALHQALTSSNCIEDSEFLQSPNSVGVMNPQNGTFVKVYKSGSFGRSLDITKFNSYPELRSELGRLFGLEGLLEDPLRSGWQLVFVDRENDVLLVGDDPWHEFVNNVSSIKILSPQEVQQMGKEGVDLLNAATNRRIPSHTSDEYISRQESRNLSNGMASVGSLDY, from the exons ATGAGGCTTTCATCTTCGGGTCTTCCTCAGCAGACACAAGAAG GGGAGCAGAAGTGCCTGAATTCGGAGCTGTGGCATGCATGTGCTGGACCACTTGTCTGTTTACCTGCTATTGGAAGCCGTGTGGTGTATTTTCCTCAGGGACATAGTGAGCAG GTAGCTGCTTCTACTAATAAAGAAGTAGATGGCCATATCCCCAATTACCCCAACTTACCTCCTCAGTTGATCTGTCAGCTTCATAATGTAACAATGCAT GCAGATGCTGAGACGGATGAAGTATATGCCCAGATGACACTGCAACCATTAAGCCTG GAAGAACAAAAGGAACCCTATCTTCCTGCTGAACTGGGTACTCCAAGCAAACAGCCAACCAACTACTTCTGTAAGACCTTGACTGCAAGTGACACCAGCACCCATGGTGGTTTCTCTGTTCCTAGGCGGGCAGCTGAAAAAGTCTTTCCACCACTG GATTATTCTCAGCAGCCTCCTGCGCAAGAGCTAATTGCAAGAGACCTTCATGATAATGAATGGAAGTTCCGTCACATTTTCCGAG GTCAACCAAAGAGGCATCTTCTGACAACTGGATGGAGTGTGTTTGTAAGTGCAAAAAGGCTAGTCGCCGGGGATTCAGTACTCTTTATCTG GAATGAGAGCAATCAGCTGCTTATAGGTATTCGGCGTGCTAATCGACCACAAACTGTTATGCCTTCATCTGTATTATCAAGCGATAGCATGCATATAGGCCTCCTCGCTGCAGCAGCTCATGCTGCTGCAACAAACAGCCGTTTTACCATATTTTACAACCCAAG GGCAAGCCCTTCAGAATTTGTTATTCCACTAGCTAAGTATGTTAAAGCAGTCTATCACACACGTGTTTCCGTGGGGATGCGTTTTAGAATGCTTTTCGAGACAGAGGAGTCAAGTGTTCGCAG ATACATGGGCACCATCACAGGGATAAGTGATCTAGACCCTGTCCGTTGGCCAAACTCACATTGGCGTTCTGTGAAG GTTGGCTGGGATGAGTCAACTGCTGGGGAGAGGCAGCCAAGAGTATCCCTTTGGGAGATTGAGCCTCTGACAACATTTCCGATGTATCCATCTGCCTTTCCCCTTAGACTCAAGCGGCCTTGGCCTTCTGGATTGCCCTCTCTGCATG GTGGGAAAGATGATGATATTGGTTTGAACTCTTCTCTTATGTGGCTTCAAGATGGCGAAAGGGGGATACAGTCCTTGAATTTTCAGGGATTTGGGATGACACCTTGGATGCATCAGAGATGCAATTCATCCATTCTTGGTCTACAGCCTGATATGTATCAAGCAATGGCTTCAGCAGCACTACAGGAGATGAGGGCTGTGGATTTTTCCAAACAGGCAACTTCTACTGTGATGCAATTTCAACATCAGAACATAACAAACGCATCAGCTCCACTATTAGCTAGTCAGGTCTTACAACAAATGCAACCCCAATCTCAACAAACCCTCCTTCAGAACTTGCAAGAAACCCAGAATCAAAATCAGACTCTGTATCCATTTGTCCAGCATCAGATGCAGCATTGCAACTCATTTCATGATCAGGAGCAGCTGCAACCACGACTGCTTcagcagcaggagcaggagcaacTGCAGTCACGACCTCTGCAGCAACAGGAACAGGAGCAACTGCATCCACGATCTCTCCAGCAGCAGGAGCAGAAACCTCAGAAACAGCAAATACAACAGCAGCAGTTATCTAATCAACAAATTCCTAATGCAATGTCAACCTTGTCTCAGTTTGCATCTACTTCTCAGGCCCAGACTTTGTCCTTGCAGAAAATGGCATCATTATGCCAGCAGCAGAATTTGCCCGAGACAATCATCAACCGCATGTCCACATCTGGTGTCTCCCCTCTGCATGGGATTTTGCACCCATTTTCGGCTGAAGAAACATCAGGCCTTGTTAGTATGCCAAAAACAACTCCACTAATTGCTACAAGCCCATGGTCATCTAAGCGACTAGCTGTTGAATCCATTCCTGTACTTCAATCCATGCAGCCAGAGGTCAAACAATTGGGTTCTCAGATCAACTTCTCTCAGAATGCTGTTACTGTACCACCATCTTCAGGAAGAGATTGCTCTCTCAACCAGGAATGTGGAATGGATCGTCAAAGCAATCTGCTTTCCAGTGTGAATATAGACTCTTCATCACTGTTGGTGCAGAATGGCATGTCAAATCTTAGGAACTTTGACAATGATACTGTTTCAACATTGATGCCATTTGTGAGTACCACTGGAACAGATTATGCATTGCATCAAGCACTGACAAGTTCTAACTGTATAGAGGATTCGGAGTTCTTGCAGTCTCCGAATAGTGTGGGTGTTATGAACCCACAAAATGGAACCTTTGTCAAG GTTTACAAATCGGGGTCCTTTGGAAGGTCATTGGATATTACAAAATTTAACAGTTATCCCGAGCTCCGCAGTGAGCTTGGGCGTCTGTTTGGCCTAGAAGGCCTGTTGGAGGACCCTCTAAGATCAGGCTGGCAGCTTGTATTCGTCGACCGGGAAAATGATGTTCTTCTCGTAGGCGATGACCCATGGCA TGAGTTTGTTAATAATGTATCGAGCATAAAGATCTTGTCACCCCAAGAAGTTCAGCAGATGGGCAAGGAAGGGGTTGATCTTCTTAATGCAGCTACAAACAGGAGAATCCCAAGCCACACTTCTGATGAATATATCAGCAGGCAGGAGTCCAGAAATTTGAGCAATGGAATGGCATCTGTGGGGTCCCTGGATTACTGA